A single Pseudodesulfovibrio aespoeensis Aspo-2 DNA region contains:
- the rnfG gene encoding RnfABCDGE type electron transport complex subunit G: MQEILRMILVLSLICSLSGLTLATVRQATGPRIEEQVMTYVQGPALKQIFADSDNNPVADRRAFTLGDSTVTVFPALKDGQLKGVALETSGRGYGGDIGVMVGFSMADGSLRGIGITTLKETPGLGSRVVEPEFRDQFKGHATEPIALQSQGGDIAAIAGATISSTGTVAAVNDAVRIFNQLKDKLPIAWGS, translated from the coding sequence ATGCAAGAAATCCTGCGGATGATCCTGGTCCTCTCTCTCATTTGCAGCCTGTCCGGGCTGACCCTGGCCACGGTGCGCCAGGCCACCGGCCCGCGCATTGAGGAGCAGGTCATGACCTATGTCCAAGGCCCGGCCCTCAAGCAGATTTTCGCCGACAGCGACAACAATCCGGTGGCGGACCGCAGGGCGTTCACCCTTGGGGACTCCACCGTCACGGTCTTTCCGGCCCTCAAGGACGGCCAGCTTAAGGGCGTGGCCCTCGAAACCTCAGGCAGGGGTTACGGCGGGGACATCGGCGTCATGGTCGGCTTCTCCATGGCCGACGGGTCATTGCGTGGCATCGGCATCACCACCCTCAAGGAGACGCCCGGTCTGGGCTCGCGCGTGGTGGAGCCGGAGTTTCGCGACCAGTTCAAGGGCCACGCGACAGAACCCATCGCGCTCCAGAGCCAGGGCGGCGACATCGCGGCCATCGCCGGGGCAACCATCTCGTCAACCGGCACCGTGGCCGCCGTCAACGACGCGGTCAGGATATTCAACCAGCTCAAGGACAAGCTCCCCATCGCCTGGGGTTCCTAG
- a CDS encoding cytochrome c3 family protein, whose product MQKRFLPILILTGILFVAALIGYLIPARTKEPPVRILLDNKGGKVIFTHQAHAAMEGRACNDCHHTSAQDDQSPPACSSCHVRTFDEAFAADHQQTLDQKQCAACHHTEATIDNFSHDDHADDYAAGDCQSCHHDATVEPKPQSCDNCHGKREDIPSLKEANHTRCASCHEDLFAKGITGCAACHARKPAQAMTSSQAASQASGPALRPCADCHQEPADQLVPTTMAAFHTQCLGCHEAMKRGPYGDDACYKCHMK is encoded by the coding sequence TTGCAAAAACGCTTCCTTCCCATCCTGATTCTGACGGGGATTCTTTTCGTCGCGGCCCTGATCGGCTATCTGATCCCGGCACGCACGAAGGAGCCGCCCGTGCGCATCCTGCTCGACAACAAGGGCGGCAAGGTCATCTTCACCCATCAGGCCCATGCCGCGATGGAAGGCCGCGCCTGCAACGACTGTCACCACACGTCGGCCCAGGACGACCAGTCCCCGCCCGCCTGCTCCAGCTGCCATGTGCGTACATTCGACGAGGCCTTTGCCGCCGACCACCAGCAGACCCTGGACCAAAAGCAGTGTGCCGCCTGTCACCACACGGAAGCGACCATCGACAATTTTTCCCACGACGACCATGCGGACGACTATGCCGCCGGAGACTGCCAGTCCTGCCACCACGACGCGACTGTGGAGCCAAAGCCCCAGTCCTGCGACAACTGCCACGGCAAGCGCGAGGACATCCCCTCCCTCAAGGAGGCCAACCACACCCGCTGCGCCTCCTGCCACGAAGACCTGTTCGCCAAGGGGATCACAGGCTGCGCCGCCTGTCACGCCCGGAAACCGGCCCAGGCAATGACTTCGTCGCAGGCCGCGTCACAGGCTTCGGGTCCGGCCCTCCGCCCCTGCGCCGACTGTCACCAGGAGCCAGCCGATCAGCTGGTGCCCACCACCATGGCAGCCTTCCACACACAATGCCTGGGCTGCCACGAAGCGATGAAACGCGGCCCATACGGCGACGACGCCTGCTACAAATGCCACATGAAATAA
- a CDS encoding PilZ domain-containing protein, with the protein MRFMAGDKVLMEFSTFGDRFLGLVTEVVGDGRLFVYAPVPQLVHRRFVTDRVARVRFAFEGALRGFDTRVLNRDNPPGLILELAAPGRIYDAEDRCEPRCPCRFPAMVADKGGGVRAVVEDMSASCTRVRLVGGNGRCTDGNGGSGWKPLSDTPEAEVLLTFFPFDMGDGCTVACVVRKLFMKDGVYFAVLEFKPEETAVRERIARFVEVQIECGIARL; encoded by the coding sequence ATGCGTTTCATGGCTGGCGACAAGGTTCTCATGGAGTTCTCCACCTTTGGCGACCGCTTTTTGGGTTTGGTCACCGAGGTGGTCGGCGATGGCCGTCTGTTCGTCTATGCTCCCGTGCCGCAGCTCGTGCACAGGCGGTTTGTCACGGACCGGGTCGCCAGGGTCCGTTTCGCCTTTGAGGGTGCGCTGCGCGGATTCGACACCCGTGTGCTCAATCGCGACAACCCGCCCGGCTTGATCCTGGAGCTTGCCGCGCCGGGCCGAATCTATGATGCCGAGGACCGGTGCGAGCCGAGGTGCCCCTGCCGTTTCCCGGCCATGGTGGCAGACAAGGGGGGTGGGGTGCGGGCCGTGGTCGAGGACATGTCGGCCAGTTGCACCAGGGTCCGCCTCGTGGGCGGCAATGGCCGCTGCACTGACGGGAATGGCGGCAGTGGCTGGAAGCCCTTGTCCGACACGCCCGAAGCCGAGGTGCTCCTCACTTTTTTCCCGTTCGACATGGGCGACGGCTGCACCGTGGCCTGTGTGGTCAGGAAACTGTTCATGAAGGATGGTGTCTACTTCGCCGTCCTCGAATTCAAGCCGGAGGAAACCGCCGTGCGCGAACGCATCGCCCGGTTTGTGGAGGTGCAGATCGAGTGCGGCATCGCCCGGCTGTGA
- a CDS encoding sigma-54 interaction domain-containing protein, translating to MVENVDSTGLRRVLDSVALGVFAVDRDWNITFFNREAERITGYSTQEALGMQCRDVFRSERCSTRCYLRQAMRSKRSVIKVRLEILNRHNRRIPLEVTAAVLYDEQGVTLGGVESLLDLTVRQNLETCVRQSYRFSDLVGRDPAMQRLFQTMAVVAPTEAAVLLLGETGTGKDLVARAIHNLSRRASGPFVKVNCAAIPANLLESELFGYRKGAFTDARQDKPGLFAKAAGGSVFLDEVGDIPRESQAKLLQVLDEHAYIPLGATDPESVDVRLVAATNRDLAALVQKGAFRSDLYYRLRVVEVDIPPLRRRRCDIPLLIEHFIIEFAARQGKPVQGVAPKAMHILLQYDYPGNVRELRHIVEHGVILSTTDEIRARDLPRYLTQRSDGSYFDPIVSNQTGDDERERLRQALDRHHWRVSETARALGIDRTTLWRRRKKHGL from the coding sequence ATGGTTGAGAATGTCGATTCCACCGGACTGCGGCGAGTGCTGGACAGCGTGGCTCTGGGCGTGTTCGCCGTGGACAGGGATTGGAACATCACGTTTTTCAACCGGGAGGCCGAGCGGATCACGGGATATTCCACCCAAGAGGCCCTTGGGATGCAGTGCCGGGATGTCTTTCGTTCCGAGCGGTGCTCCACGCGTTGCTACCTGCGTCAGGCCATGCGGTCAAAACGCAGCGTGATCAAGGTCCGGCTTGAGATCCTGAACAGGCACAATCGGCGCATCCCTCTGGAAGTCACGGCAGCCGTCCTCTACGACGAACAGGGCGTGACGCTGGGCGGAGTCGAGTCGCTCCTGGACCTGACAGTCCGGCAGAATCTGGAAACCTGCGTCAGGCAATCCTATCGTTTCTCTGATCTTGTCGGTCGCGATCCGGCCATGCAACGTCTCTTTCAAACCATGGCGGTCGTGGCCCCCACCGAAGCCGCCGTGCTCTTGCTAGGCGAAACCGGCACGGGCAAGGATCTGGTGGCGCGGGCCATCCACAACCTGAGCCGACGGGCGTCCGGTCCCTTTGTCAAGGTCAACTGCGCCGCAATTCCGGCCAATCTCCTGGAGTCGGAACTGTTCGGCTATCGCAAGGGAGCCTTCACCGACGCCCGGCAGGACAAGCCCGGCCTGTTTGCCAAGGCGGCAGGTGGCAGCGTGTTCCTGGACGAGGTGGGGGATATCCCCAGGGAATCCCAGGCCAAGCTTTTGCAGGTGCTGGACGAACACGCCTATATCCCCTTGGGGGCGACCGACCCGGAATCGGTCGATGTGCGTCTGGTGGCTGCCACCAACCGCGATCTGGCCGCCCTGGTCCAAAAGGGGGCGTTCCGCTCCGATCTCTACTATCGTTTGCGCGTGGTGGAGGTGGATATTCCGCCCCTGCGCAGACGACGGTGCGACATCCCCTTGCTCATCGAGCATTTCATCATCGAGTTCGCGGCTCGGCAGGGGAAGCCCGTGCAGGGAGTCGCCCCCAAGGCCATGCATATCCTGCTGCAATATGACTACCCCGGCAATGTCCGCGAGTTGCGGCACATCGTCGAACATGGCGTCATCCTGTCCACCACCGACGAGATCCGGGCCAGGGATCTGCCCCGGTATCTTACGCAACGGTCGGACGGATCTTATTTTGATCCCATCGTTTCCAATCAGACCGGGGACGACGAACGGGAGCGGCTGCGCCAGGCGCTGGATCGCCACCACTGGCGGGTGTCGGAAACGGCCAGGGCCCTGGGCATTGATCGCACGACGCTCTGGCGGCGGCGGAAAAAGCACGGGCTGTGA
- a CDS encoding electron transporter RnfC codes for MINYSFSLFTGETSPLVKASRPDRLRIPLHGHTPLLAVGDQALADTMVAKAQNDGLGDLHAPLAGTIREVDQFSMLLEVTGNDRAQRQTPPTEGGEPLRRWLRTMGVNIAGFRRAPILIINAVPPEPGVSICDPLLRDYRKTLELGLETVERLVEPARLFLVAARGNRANAFANCTVMHVPSVYPNGLDQLVAKAVTGLETLPGRQPDNAAILSVSDLYFIGRVMETGRPVTETVMTINGQNHLVRVGTPAGFLVAEAGGSIEPGDRVILGGLMRGIPALNLDQGVDKTTTALHVLRRGEALEPTDAFCLGCGECERHCPARIMPGMISRCAEFKQFARAEAFHIHSCIECGLCGYWCKARRPLLQYIRLAKYELALLRSATRPATSSVKKKDADPMPGDER; via the coding sequence ATGATCAACTACAGCTTCAGCCTGTTCACCGGGGAGACCAGCCCTCTGGTCAAGGCGTCCAGGCCGGACCGCCTGCGCATCCCCCTGCACGGCCACACCCCTCTGCTTGCCGTGGGCGATCAGGCGCTCGCGGACACCATGGTCGCCAAGGCCCAGAATGACGGCCTGGGCGACCTGCACGCCCCCCTAGCCGGGACCATCCGCGAGGTGGACCAGTTCTCCATGCTTCTGGAAGTCACGGGCAATGACCGGGCCCAGAGGCAGACCCCGCCCACCGAGGGCGGCGAGCCCCTGCGCCGCTGGCTTCGGACCATGGGCGTCAACATCGCCGGATTCCGCCGCGCCCCCATCCTGATCATCAACGCGGTGCCGCCCGAACCGGGCGTCTCCATCTGCGATCCCCTGCTCAGGGATTACCGCAAGACCCTGGAACTCGGCCTCGAAACCGTGGAGAGGCTGGTCGAGCCCGCCAGGCTCTTCCTGGTCGCGGCCAGGGGCAACAGGGCCAACGCCTTTGCCAACTGCACGGTCATGCATGTGCCGTCCGTCTACCCCAACGGCCTGGACCAACTGGTCGCCAAGGCGGTCACCGGCCTGGAGACCCTGCCCGGCAGGCAGCCCGACAACGCCGCCATCCTGTCCGTGAGCGACCTGTACTTCATAGGCCGGGTCATGGAGACGGGCAGACCGGTCACCGAAACCGTCATGACCATCAACGGGCAGAACCACTTGGTGCGCGTCGGCACGCCCGCGGGCTTTCTCGTGGCCGAGGCCGGGGGCAGCATCGAACCCGGCGACCGAGTGATCCTGGGCGGGCTCATGCGCGGCATCCCGGCCCTCAACCTGGACCAGGGGGTGGACAAGACCACCACGGCCCTGCACGTCCTGCGCAGGGGCGAGGCCCTTGAGCCCACTGACGCCTTCTGCCTGGGCTGCGGCGAGTGCGAGCGCCACTGTCCGGCCCGAATCATGCCCGGCATGATCAGCCGGTGCGCCGAATTCAAGCAGTTTGCCAGGGCCGAGGCCTTCCACATCCACTCCTGCATCGAATGCGGCCTGTGCGGCTACTGGTGCAAGGCCCGGCGTCCCCTGCTCCAGTATATCCGGCTGGCCAAGTACGAGCTGGCCCTACTCAGGTCGGCCACGCGCCCTGCCACATCATCAGTCAAGAAAAAGGACGCCGATCCAATGCCCGGAGACGAGAGATGA
- a CDS encoding FAD-dependent oxidoreductase, with product MITTSVLVLLGIGFTAAVILAVASKLLYVYEDPRIARVEGVLAGANCGGCGYPGCAGAAQAVVDGKAGATVCVIGGDAVAANVAAIMGLDFSSMEKQIAFVDCTGGVRAEEIYEYAGVRDCRAQNLLYGGSKMCPEGCLGLGTCVTACQFGAIEMGPDGYPVVDPALCTACGACAQVCPRGVITIWGLSARITHLNEITDCLAPCRQRCPGQINIPRYIEQVSRGDYAGALETIRERIPMPLSIGRVCPYPCESVCRRTHVDEAVGINMIKRFVADWEMNSGQRLPISCAADTGRKVAVVGGGPAGLACAFYLRRLGHSPTIFESMPKLGGQLRFGIPEYRLPKAVLDWEIEGILGLGIDVEYEKVFGTDFDLDSLKTDGFEAVFLGIGAWMNMTLRIDGEDSGGVETGTEFLTKVGLNMETGIGRKVVVIGGGNTAIDTARTSVRLGADVTLMYRRTKDEMPANIEEIIGAEEEGVKYLFLAAPTRIVADAAGHVTHVEYIRMELGEPDESGRRRPVPVTGSETLIEADTVYTAIGQKPELSCLYDESGTCPLGQTKWRTLDAHPVTLQTALPHVFTGGDMHTGPALVITALGEGRKAARSIHQYLTDGEPHYSSKLQRELIPYTMFTNVPDVGHRQRSTIPHLVSYDERTCTFKEIEGALSSEEAKHETCRCLRCGLTCYNRDMTGDQECLAEHCAKIP from the coding sequence ATGATCACGACATCGGTTCTCGTTCTCCTTGGCATCGGTTTCACGGCAGCGGTCATCCTGGCCGTGGCCTCCAAGCTCCTCTATGTCTACGAAGACCCGCGCATTGCCAGAGTGGAGGGCGTGCTGGCCGGGGCCAACTGCGGCGGCTGCGGCTACCCAGGCTGCGCAGGCGCAGCTCAAGCTGTGGTGGACGGCAAGGCCGGGGCCACGGTCTGCGTCATCGGCGGGGACGCAGTGGCGGCCAATGTGGCGGCCATCATGGGCCTTGATTTCTCGTCCATGGAGAAGCAGATCGCCTTTGTGGACTGCACCGGCGGCGTTCGCGCCGAGGAAATCTACGAATATGCGGGCGTGCGCGACTGCCGCGCCCAGAATCTGCTCTACGGCGGGTCCAAGATGTGCCCCGAAGGGTGTCTTGGGTTGGGCACCTGCGTCACTGCCTGCCAGTTCGGGGCCATCGAGATGGGGCCGGACGGCTACCCGGTGGTGGACCCGGCCCTGTGCACCGCCTGCGGGGCCTGCGCCCAGGTCTGCCCGCGCGGCGTCATCACCATCTGGGGCCTGTCCGCGCGCATCACCCACCTCAACGAAATCACGGACTGTCTGGCCCCCTGCCGCCAGCGCTGTCCGGGGCAGATCAACATCCCCCGCTACATCGAGCAGGTGTCGCGCGGCGACTACGCGGGCGCGCTCGAGACCATCCGCGAGCGCATCCCCATGCCGCTGTCCATTGGCCGCGTCTGCCCCTATCCCTGCGAGAGCGTCTGCCGCCGCACCCATGTGGACGAGGCCGTGGGCATCAACATGATCAAGCGGTTCGTGGCCGACTGGGAGATGAACTCAGGCCAGCGGCTGCCCATCTCCTGCGCTGCCGACACGGGCCGCAAGGTGGCCGTGGTCGGCGGCGGCCCGGCGGGCCTCGCCTGCGCCTTCTACCTGCGCCGCCTGGGCCACAGCCCGACCATTTTCGAGTCCATGCCCAAGCTGGGCGGCCAGTTGCGCTTCGGCATCCCGGAATACCGCCTGCCCAAGGCCGTGCTCGACTGGGAGATCGAAGGCATCCTCGGCCTTGGGATCGATGTGGAATACGAAAAGGTCTTTGGCACGGATTTCGACCTGGACAGCCTCAAGACGGACGGGTTCGAGGCCGTGTTCCTGGGCATCGGCGCGTGGATGAACATGACCCTGCGCATCGACGGCGAAGACTCCGGGGGCGTGGAGACAGGCACCGAGTTCCTGACCAAGGTGGGCCTGAACATGGAGACCGGCATAGGCCGCAAGGTGGTGGTCATCGGCGGCGGCAACACGGCCATCGACACAGCGCGCACCAGCGTGCGCCTGGGCGCGGACGTGACCCTCATGTACCGCCGCACCAAGGACGAGATGCCCGCCAACATCGAGGAGATCATCGGGGCCGAGGAAGAGGGCGTCAAATACCTGTTCCTGGCTGCGCCCACCCGCATCGTCGCCGACGCCGCAGGCCACGTCACCCATGTGGAATACATCCGGATGGAGCTGGGCGAGCCGGACGAATCGGGCCGACGCAGGCCCGTGCCGGTCACGGGATCGGAAACCCTCATTGAGGCGGACACCGTGTACACGGCCATCGGCCAAAAGCCGGAGCTCTCCTGCCTCTACGACGAATCGGGAACCTGCCCCCTGGGCCAGACCAAGTGGCGCACCCTGGACGCACACCCGGTCACCCTCCAGACCGCCCTGCCCCATGTCTTCACCGGCGGCGACATGCACACCGGCCCTGCCCTGGTCATCACCGCCCTGGGCGAGGGGCGCAAGGCCGCGCGCTCCATCCACCAGTACCTGACGGATGGCGAGCCGCACTATTCGTCCAAGCTCCAGCGCGAGCTGATCCCCTACACCATGTTCACCAACGTGCCGGATGTGGGCCATCGCCAGCGCTCGACCATCCCCCACCTCGTCAGTTACGACGAGCGCACCTGCACCTTCAAGGAGATCGAGGGCGCCCTGAGCAGCGAAGAGGCCAAGCACGAGACTTGCCGCTGCCTGCGCTGCGGCCTGACCTGCTACAACCGCGACATGACCGGCGACCAGGAGTGCCTCGCCGAGCATTGCGCCAAGATTCCCTAA
- a CDS encoding RnfABCDGE type electron transport complex subunit D, with protein sequence MIRPLPPILTVSMAPHVHCGRTIKGHMRETLIALLPATIMAAVFFGLDAVRVMAMACAVAVATEALCNTLSRRDLAVDDLSALLTGLLFAFLLPASAPWWLAAVGAAASIGLGKFIFGGLGASPLCPPLVGWALCRISWPEIMDTNASMLASTLAAPLHELKHFGLDAVTAIDPVSLFTGHQLGGLGAVHVAALLAGGAFLLVRHHIPWEIPAAFIAGLLATAWVYRLMDPTAYAPPLFHLLAGGAVFGAFFLATDPASSPVGRIPRLLFGLVAGIMVIIIRVYGIYPDGVPFAILLANLFTPLLDRIRPRPFGGPYTLTQEREEDSVCKKSCG encoded by the coding sequence ATGATCAGGCCGCTGCCCCCCATCCTGACGGTGTCCATGGCCCCCCACGTCCACTGCGGCAGGACCATCAAGGGCCACATGCGGGAGACGCTCATCGCGCTTTTGCCCGCGACCATCATGGCCGCCGTGTTCTTCGGCCTGGACGCGGTGCGCGTCATGGCCATGGCCTGCGCCGTGGCCGTGGCCACCGAGGCGCTGTGCAACACGCTCAGCAGACGCGACCTGGCGGTGGACGACCTGAGCGCCCTGCTCACTGGCCTGCTCTTCGCCTTCCTGCTCCCGGCCTCGGCCCCCTGGTGGCTGGCCGCGGTGGGCGCGGCAGCCAGCATCGGGCTGGGCAAGTTCATCTTCGGCGGCCTGGGCGCATCGCCCCTGTGCCCGCCGCTGGTGGGCTGGGCCCTGTGCCGGATATCCTGGCCCGAGATCATGGACACCAACGCTTCCATGCTCGCCTCGACCCTGGCCGCCCCGCTGCATGAGCTGAAACACTTCGGCCTCGACGCCGTGACCGCCATCGACCCTGTGTCGCTCTTCACCGGCCACCAACTGGGCGGACTGGGTGCCGTCCATGTGGCGGCCCTGCTGGCCGGGGGCGCGTTCCTCCTGGTGCGCCACCACATCCCGTGGGAGATCCCGGCGGCCTTTATCGCGGGCCTGCTCGCCACGGCCTGGGTCTACCGGCTCATGGACCCGACCGCCTACGCCCCGCCCCTGTTCCACCTGCTGGCGGGCGGCGCGGTCTTCGGCGCATTCTTCCTGGCCACGGACCCGGCCTCGTCACCCGTCGGGCGCATTCCGCGCCTGCTCTTCGGCCTTGTGGCCGGGATCATGGTCATCATCATCAGGGTGTACGGCATCTACCCCGACGGCGTCCCCTTCGCCATCCTGCTGGCCAACCTGTTCACCCCGCTGCTCGACCGCATCCGCCCCCGGCCTTTTGGCGGCCCCTACACCCTCACCCAGGAACGCGAGGAGGATTCCGTATGCAAGAAATCCTGCGGATGA
- a CDS encoding electron transport complex protein RnfA, with the protein MDYFVLIIAAIFVNNIVLAQYLGNCPFIGTSKESGVAMGMGLAVVFVATMAAAITWCVQRFLLMPNDLAYLQTITFILVIAALVQFVEMFLKKVVPPLYKSLGIFLPLITTNCAVLGIAIICQREEFTLVETILFSIASGVGFMLALVVLASIRERLDLARVPVSLRGTPLALIMAGLMSLAFFAFKGMAS; encoded by the coding sequence ATGGATTACTTCGTCCTCATCATCGCCGCCATATTCGTCAACAACATCGTCCTGGCGCAATACCTGGGCAACTGCCCCTTCATCGGCACGTCCAAGGAATCGGGCGTGGCCATGGGCATGGGGCTGGCCGTGGTCTTCGTGGCCACCATGGCCGCAGCCATCACCTGGTGCGTGCAGCGGTTTCTGCTCATGCCCAACGACCTCGCCTATCTCCAGACCATCACCTTCATCCTGGTCATTGCCGCCCTGGTCCAGTTCGTGGAGATGTTCCTGAAAAAGGTCGTGCCGCCGCTCTACAAATCCTTAGGCATCTTCCTGCCGCTGATCACCACCAACTGCGCCGTGCTCGGCATCGCCATCATCTGCCAGCGCGAGGAGTTCACCCTGGTGGAGACCATCCTCTTCTCCATCGCCTCGGGAGTCGGCTTCATGCTCGCCCTGGTGGTGCTGGCCAGCATCCGCGAGCGGCTCGATCTGGCGCGCGTCCCGGTCAGCCTGCGCGGCACGCCCCTGGCCCTGATCATGGCGGGGCTCATGTCCCTTGCCTTCTTCGCCTTCAAGGGCATGGCCTCCTAG
- a CDS encoding (Fe-S)-binding protein produces the protein MGEAAVLEVTPHKSQFLDKVKEILPEGGNLSMCLTCGACSAGCPATGLEDMNPRKFLRLAAMGQDEVIMSTPWVWLCTMCRRCVHACPMGVDIPQLVYYCRQSWPREDRPKGILGSCEQALNTPGNSAMGATSEDFKFVVEDVLAEVRESQPGQENLVASVDRKGAYYFLNQNSREPVTEPDEMVPLWKILSLVGADWTYSTKGWAAENYCMFLADDAAWEAVVRNKAKAVEDLGCKVWLNTEUGHEFYAVRAGLQKFNIQHEFELESIISLYARWIREGKLPVNSDWNKELGVTFTVQDPCQLVRKSLGNPVADDLRFVVKSVVGAENFIDMWPNKSNNYCCGGGGGFLQSGYADARRAYGRVKLDQILQTGADYCIAPCHNCHSQIHDLSEHFEAGFPVVHLWTLICLSLGILGENEREYLGEDLREVGL, from the coding sequence ATGGGCGAAGCAGCCGTACTCGAAGTCACCCCGCATAAGTCGCAATTCCTGGACAAGGTGAAGGAGATTCTGCCCGAAGGCGGCAATTTGAGCATGTGCCTCACTTGCGGCGCTTGTTCGGCCGGGTGTCCGGCGACCGGGCTTGAGGACATGAATCCGCGCAAGTTCCTGCGGCTCGCCGCCATGGGGCAGGACGAGGTGATCATGTCGACGCCCTGGGTCTGGTTGTGCACCATGTGCCGACGGTGCGTCCATGCCTGCCCCATGGGGGTGGATATCCCGCAGTTGGTCTATTACTGCCGTCAATCCTGGCCGAGGGAGGATCGTCCCAAGGGTATCCTGGGATCGTGCGAACAGGCGTTGAATACGCCGGGCAACAGCGCCATGGGCGCGACCAGCGAGGATTTCAAGTTCGTGGTCGAGGATGTGCTGGCCGAGGTCCGGGAATCCCAGCCCGGCCAGGAGAACCTCGTGGCTTCTGTGGACAGGAAGGGGGCCTATTACTTCTTGAATCAGAATTCGCGCGAGCCTGTCACCGAGCCAGACGAAATGGTTCCCCTGTGGAAGATCCTGAGCTTGGTCGGAGCCGACTGGACCTACAGCACCAAGGGGTGGGCTGCCGAGAACTACTGCATGTTCCTGGCCGATGACGCGGCCTGGGAGGCCGTGGTTCGCAACAAGGCCAAGGCGGTCGAGGATCTGGGGTGCAAGGTCTGGCTCAACACCGAATGAGGCCACGAATTCTATGCAGTCCGGGCCGGACTGCAAAAGTTCAACATACAGCATGAATTCGAACTGGAGAGCATCATCAGCTTGTATGCCCGGTGGATTCGGGAGGGCAAGCTGCCCGTGAATTCGGATTGGAACAAGGAGCTGGGCGTCACCTTCACCGTGCAGGACCCCTGCCAATTGGTGCGCAAGTCCTTGGGCAACCCGGTGGCCGATGACCTTCGTTTTGTGGTCAAGTCCGTGGTCGGGGCGGAAAACTTCATAGACATGTGGCCCAACAAGTCCAACAACTATTGTTGCGGTGGCGGCGGCGGGTTTCTGCAATCGGGATATGCCGACGCCCGTCGGGCCTATGGCCGCGTCAAACTCGACCAGATTCTGCAGACTGGAGCCGATTATTGCATCGCTCCCTGTCACAACTGCCATTCCCAGATCCATGACCTGAGCGAACACTTCGAGGCCGGTTTTCCGGTGGTTCATCTGTGGACCTTGATCTGTCTTTCCTTGGGCATCCTGGGCGAAAACGAGCGCGAATACCTGGGTGAAGATCTCCGGGAAGTGGGATTGTAA
- the rsxE gene encoding electron transport complex subunit RsxE, with protein sequence MNRLWKEFSKGLWKDLPPFKLVLGLCPVLAVTKTAYNGLGMGLAVIFVLALSNMLVSMLRRFIPAKVRIACFIVVAASLVVCVELLMQAYAYPLYLQLGIFVPLIVVNCIILGRAEAFASKNPVHLAVADGLGMGVGFTLSLTFLGSIRELFGSGTWFGMEVAGAWYKPVTFMIEAPGAFVCLGLVLAGMNALTNWQRKSKGLEAIEGPVHDCKTCGMCAGKPGM encoded by the coding sequence ATGAACAGATTGTGGAAGGAATTCTCCAAGGGACTGTGGAAGGATCTGCCCCCCTTCAAGCTCGTGCTGGGACTGTGTCCGGTGCTGGCAGTGACCAAGACGGCGTACAACGGGCTGGGCATGGGGCTGGCGGTCATCTTCGTCCTCGCCCTCTCCAACATGCTCGTCTCCATGCTGCGCCGATTCATCCCGGCCAAGGTGCGCATCGCCTGCTTCATCGTGGTGGCCGCCTCGCTGGTGGTCTGCGTCGAGCTGCTGATGCAGGCCTACGCCTATCCGCTGTATCTCCAGCTCGGCATCTTCGTGCCGCTCATCGTGGTCAACTGCATAATCCTGGGCCGGGCCGAGGCGTTTGCCTCCAAGAACCCGGTCCATCTGGCCGTGGCCGACGGCTTGGGCATGGGCGTCGGGTTCACCCTCTCCCTGACCTTCCTGGGCAGCATCCGCGAGCTTTTCGGCTCCGGCACATGGTTTGGCATGGAAGTGGCCGGGGCGTGGTACAAGCCCGTCACCTTCATGATCGAGGCTCCGGGCGCGTTCGTCTGCCTCGGGCTGGTCCTGGCGGGCATGAACGCCCTGACCAACTGGCAGCGCAAGAGCAAAGGGCTGGAGGCCATCGAAGGCCCGGTTCACGACTGCAAGACCTGCGGCATGTGCGCCGGCAAGCCAGGGATGTAA